Within Rattus rattus isolate New Zealand chromosome 12, Rrattus_CSIRO_v1, whole genome shotgun sequence, the genomic segment TGCAGTCTGCCCTCTCTAATGGGAATTCTCAGATATGTGTCAGTACGCTGCTTCAAAGTCCTCAGTGGTCGCTTGTTGCCCTTAGAGTAAAACGAAGGTCCTTGGCACGGCTGTGAGGCTCCACTCTCTGGTCTTTGCCGGCCTCTCCCGTGCTATTTGACTTTGCCTCTCACCCTCCATGTACTTCACTTATCCCTGGCCTGGCCATGCTCCCTCTTGTCTACACTGAGGTACAGTTGGCCTTTCTGGCTGGAGTAATCTTCTCACCAGGCTGAGCTAGGCTGGCTCCTGGTCCTTCTGCAGTCTTAGAGACCAAAGCTCTGAGAAGTAGGGAGGGGCACAAGACCTCTGAACTCAGAGTCCCCTCCCGCCAGGCGTGGCAGCAGACACCTGTTACCTCAGCCTCTGGAGGTTGACAGAGGAGAACCCCAATTGGAGGCCAActtgagttacatagtgagaccctggctcaaataAAACAGACCTTGCCTTCTTAGACGTCTCTCTCTGAGTtcccccagcctctgctgtcttccCTAACCTACTGTACCTTAGCTGACCCCCCCTTCACAGATAGCAGCGCTCTTCTGTCCCAAGTCCCTATGAGCTGTCCCATCCGCTTGCCCTGCTCTTGGCCGTTTGCAGCAATACTCGTGATCACATTGTGTTGAATGACAGTGGTGTCTGTGACCAGACTGAATTCCTATGGTATGCCCAGGATCCATGTGGCATCCAGTGCTTTAGGAATATTGTGCTACTTAACCAAGTCTAATGTTCTTCAAGTGAAGGCCTTCAGTCTTTCGGTCCTATGTCTTGTAGGTGTTATTTGCCTGCGCTGAGGCCCTGCATGCCCATGGCTACAGCAATGAGGCCTCCCGCCTCACTGTGGAGCTTGCCCAGGACCTGCTAGCCAACCCACCTGACCTCAAGGTAGAGCCGCCCCCTGCCAAGGTGAGAGAGACCTCCTTCCTCTACTTTCCAGGCCCCACTTATCCCTGCTCCTATTCCCAGCCCAAGTGAGagcttccttctgtctccactgaGGTAAGTCAGTCTCATTTGTCCCAACTCTCTGCACTCCCATCTAGGGCAAGAAGAACAAGGTATCCACAAGCCGTCAGACCTGGGTGGCTACCAACACTCTGACCAAAGCAGCCTTCCTGTTGACAGTGCTAAGTGAGCGCCCTGAGCACCACAACCTGGCCTTCCGAGTCGGCATGTTTGCACTGGAGCTACAGCGGCCTCCTGCTTCAACCAAGGCCTTGGAGGTCAGCGGTCCACTCACCTTAACAGCATGAGTGGAGGTCCACTCACCTTAACCGCGGTCCTCTCAGAGCTCCGTACTTTCATCTCCAGCCATGGAGGTATCGGAGGTCCGAGTTCCTTCCTGTGTTTCAGGTAAAGTTGGCATATCAGGAATCTGAGGTGGCTGCTCTGCTCAAGAAGATCCCTCGGGGTCCCAGTGAGATGAGCACCATTCGGTGCCGGGCAGAAGAACTTCGAGAGGGCACACTGTGTGACTACCGCCCTGTCTTGCCCCTCATGTTGGCCAGCTTCATCTTCGATGTTCTCTGTGCTCCAGGTATGCCCCACAGTAACtggaggagtgggggtggagggtatagggtaggggttttgttttgttttgctttaaggaAACTAAAAGTTCTAAGACTCTGGCAGTCATCTTTAGGACCCACCCACCAGCAGCTTCCTGGGTAGGTCTTGGATGATGAGGGTCTTGGATTCCTTTGCACTTTTGCTTGACTTAACCCAATTTTTGTCTAGTGGTTTCTCTCACGGGTTCCCGGCCCCCAAGTCGAAACTGGAGTAACGAGATGCCTGGAGATGAGGAGCTAGGGTTTGAAGCAGCAGTTGCTGCCTTGGGTACGTGTCTTGTCTTTGTTCACGAGGGGAGCTGTGATGGGAAGTCAGGATGACATGGGGGAACCCACGAGTTATCACGTATTACACAGTCAGTGATCTAGAGAGGGGCTGGAGACGCTCAGCAGTGAAAAGTACTTACTGCTTTTCTAAAGGATcctggtttagttcctaggaccCTCACGATGGCTAACTATGTTTAATTCCATTTTCCAAGGGatgcagtgccctcttctggcttccacgggcACATCAAGCACATGATACACACCTGCATGTAGGCAACACACATACAGgacaataaataaaacttattttgtgtgtgtgtgtgtgtgtgagtgtgtgtgtgtatgttacatgTGGTGGGTGTTTAAAGGACAGCAAACCAAAACTCAAGAAAGGCCTCAGAGAGGTGACTGACTCTGTAATGTCGGCTAAAAGGTCAGGGCTGTAGACGAGAAATTGTCAGAATCTACCCAGCTCTGAGAGCAGACATGATGGTTATAcctacaatcccagtacttggctacacagcaagcttAGGCCAGCCttgctacatgagatcctgcctcaaagacaTGATCCTCACAGCAAACAAATGAGCCAGCAGTTACATGCGTCCATGCGAGACACGCCTCTAGCTTGGCGGAGCAGGACAGGTGGCAAAGGTCTAGGCAAGCAGATGGAGCTAAGGTCGGATGTTAGCAGTGGGGACCTTTTCTTTTGGTGTGGTTGGAGCTCTAGACACTAATCCCCAAGAGGCCCTCCTCACAGGCATGAAGACAACAGTGAGTGAGGCAGAACATCCCCTCCTATGTGAAGGCACACGTCGGGAGAAGGGTGACCTGGCCTTAGCACTCATGATCACTTATAAGGACGACCAGGCCAAGCTCAAGAAGGTAAGGGACTGAGATACTGGGTTTTTGCCAGGCAGCAAGTGAGCAAAATGTCACAATCTTTCTCAGAAGTTTCCAGTACAATGACCAAAGTACTGGTCTGTGTGTAGGAGGTAAGTAGAGAATTTTGGAGACTTCTCATAAAGAACAAGAGACCAATGGTTCTTATAGGTGTGCTTGGGCatgaggtggaagaagagaagcagagagcataaagtcaatcattcatttatttcaatatttattgaatatcagTATGTTCAGTCCTCAGGTAAGTGTTATGGAAGATTCCAAGACATGTAAGCTGGGAGGTTATCCTGTAGTTACAACTGGGGAAGACTTCCTGAGGAGGTAGCATTAGGCTGcttcaagaagaaaggaagataacAGAGTTCAGGAAATAAAGGACGTCATGTTACTGCTTGTCTCTTCTCCAGATCCTAGACAAACTCTTGGACCGAGAAAGCCAGACCCATAAGCCACAGACCCTGAGTTCTTTCTACTCATCTAGCCGTCCAGCCACAGCCAACCAGAGATCTCCTTCAAAGCATGGGGCCCCATCTGCCCCCGGGGCCCTGCAGCCACTGACTTCAAGCTCTGCAGGGCCTGCTCAGCCGGGGAATGTGGCAGGGGCTGGACCAGCTCCCACTgagggcttcacagagaagaaCGTGCCCGGTGAGGTGGGGGAACTGGGTAGGGCGGGCAGGCGGGTGTCAAGCTGTGCCCTTTCCTGGGCTCATTCCAGTGTTCTATTTCCTCCCTCAGAAAGCTCCCCACATTCCCCCTGTGAAGGTCTCCCACCTGAGGCAGCTTTGACCCCACGGCCGGAGGGGAAGGTTCCTAGCCGACTAGCACTTGGCAGTCGTGGAGGCTATAATGGCCGAGGTTGGGGCTCCCCAGGGAGGCCCAAGAAGAAACATACAGGTATGGCAGTCTGTGGGATGGCATGGAGGGAAGGCTGGTCTTGAAGGCTGGAGACTGACTTCATTTTGGGGGTACTAGGCATGGCCAGTATTGACAGCAGCGCCCCAGAAACCACATCGGACAGCTCTCCTACCTTAAGCCGAAGGCCACTTCGAGGGGGCTGGGCCCCTGCTTCCTGGGGCCGAGGACAAGACAGTGATAGCATTAGCAGCTCTTCCTCAGACTCTCTGGGCTCCTCATCCTCCAGTGGAAGCCGCCGGGCTAGTGCCAGTGGCGGGGCCCGGGCAAAGACCGTTGAAGTTGGCAGGTCAGTGGGGAGAACACCCATCTAGCCCATCCTTAAAACCATATTCCTAATATGACCCAACTGTTGTCCCTAACATCCTTCCTTACCCTGGACCTCCTGACCTACTTGGACTTCATTCTGAAGGGACTTCAACCCTGTCCATACCCCATTGCTCTGTCAGGTGTTACAAAGGCCGCCGCCCTGAGAGTCATGCCCCCCACGTACCCAATCAGCCGTCAGAGGCAGCTGCACACTTCTATTTTGAATTGGCGAAGACAGTTCTGATCAAGGCAGGGGGCAACAGCAGCACCTCCATTTTCACACATCCATCTTCCTCAGGAGGCCACCAGGGTCCTCATCGCAACCTGCACCTCTGCGCCTTTGAGATTGGGCTTTATGCCCTAGGCCTGCATAACTTTGTTTCTCCTAACTGGCTCTCTCGTACCTACTCTTCCCATGTGTCCTGGATTACAGGTAAATTCAATGTCATGATTGGCATACGGGATGGAGGTGAATAGGAAGGGTCTTGTCTTTGTGACATTGCTGATCTGATGAAAGATCTCATCCCCAGAGCCCCAGGGGTGCCCACTTTGCTCCTTGTTCTTCTCCCTCAAGGGCAGGCGATGGAGATTGGCAGTGCAGCCTTGACTATACTGGTGGAATGCTGGGATGGGCACCTGACACCCCCTGAGGTCGCATCGCTGGCTGATAGAGCATCACGGGCACGAGACTCCAACATGGTGAGGGCAGCGGCAGAGCTGGCCCTCAGCTGCCTGCCTCATGCCCATGCACTGAACCCCAATGAAATCCAGCGAGCCCTGGTGCAGTGCAAGGAACAGGTATTCCTGCTTTCAGCCATCTGTGCATGGGGAAACATTTTTCCtctgaaaaatgtgtgtgtacatggggtgGGGTCTgtgcctccacatgtgtgtggaggtcagagcacattCTGAGTTTGTTCTTTCCTTACACCACGTGggtcctgctctccctcctctcccacctccctccctcccttccaagAGGTCTAAGTTGCCTCTGCTGAGCGTGGACTTCCAGTtcttcctcagctttctgagtagcTGCTATCATTTGGGGTTTAGGGATTCCCTCTTGATTCCCCCATATTCAAGAGCTTATGAAGAGTCTAGTTTTTCTCTCACTGTAACATTTCACACATTACAGGTTGAGTATCTGTTAGGTTCAAGATTAGAagtgttttggattttgttttcagagtattttcttttttttctttttttttggagctggggaccaaacccagggccttgcgcttgctaggcaagcgctctaccactgagctaaatccccaaccccagagtatTTTCTTAAACCTGAGCAATCTTGGGGATGGGACTCAAAGCTAGTTATGAAATTTGTATTTCATATGTTAATTACACACACAGCCTAGAGGAAATCTCGTGTCTCTtggcctctttctcttctatgtatgtatgtatgtatgcatgtatgtatgcatgcgcatgcatgcatgtggagttgGATCCAGGGTCTCATGCAGGCTGGGCGGCCAACTGCCTTGCAGTCTGCAGCCCTGTCCATGCATCGAAGCTTATTTCATGGCATTTTCCTCTCGAGGCATCAACCAGCCTTGTGGTTCAgaagtttctgattttagtgtttCCCTGTTCAAATTAGAACACCTAGCCTAATACTGAGTTCACGTGTTCACATCTGTCCTGTTATATTCACGTGCTGTGTGCTGTATTCTACTTTGTATGTTTATTGTTATAATCCTGAAGCTAGGTGTTCCCCTCACACACAAGCAGAGAGAGGCTTACTACTTAGGACACAAGATGGTCCCTGAGCCTGGACTCAGAAATGATGAGCTTTGGGTGTGCAGGAGGAACAATTAATGTTCAGTGCCTGTGTGACTTCGACCTCTGCTGCCCCTCCCCTCAGCCAGTCCTCAGTCCTGGGTAAGGCCCCTCCCCACTAATGCCCCGAACTCCTTTCCAGGATAACCTGATGCTGGAGAAGGCCTGCATGGCAGTGGAAGAGGCCGCCAAGGGTGGGGGCGTGTACCCCGAAGTGCTGTTTGAGGTGGCTCACCAGTGGTTCTGGCTTTATGAGGAGACAGCAGGCGGCTCATCCACAGCCCGTGAAGGGGCTGCAAGCTGTAGTGGCAGTGGCATGAGGGCTGCTGGGGAGGGTGGGCGAGGACTCCCTGAGGGTAGGGGCGCCCCAGGGACCGAACCTGTTACAGTGGCTGCCgcagcagtgacagcagcagccacagtggTTCCAGTCATCTCAGTGGGGTCCAGTTTATATCCAGGTCCAGGACTGGGGCATGGTCATTCCCCTGGCCTGCACCCCTACActgctctccagccccacctcccctGCAGCCCTCAGTACCTCACCCACCCAGCTCACCCTGCCCACCCCATGCCTCATATGCCCCGGCCTGCCGTCTTCCCTGTGCCCAGCTCTGCATACCCACAGGTGAGACCGGGTTTTACTGATGGCGTCGGGCAGGTGGAGCACACTAACTAGTTCACGGGTTGGAGTAGAGTACTTGGGTGTGTACCAGGGCTGGCCAGGAGTCCTGGCAAGGTGGGGGGAAATGGGAGAGCAAGTGAGAAATGTGAGGAGGCCTAACAAGACTTGTGtctgctccccttccccatctgTTGTAGGGTGTGCATCCTGCATTCCTGGGGGCTCAATACCCTTACTCAGTGACGCCTCCCTCACTTGCTGCCACTGCTGTATCTTTCCCTGTCCCTTCCATGGCTCCCATCACAGTCCATCCTTACCACACAGAGCCAGGGCTCCCACTGCCCACCAGTGTGGCCTGTGAGTTTCGGGGACAGGGAGCAGGTGAATGGAGGGGAGGTACGCTGGACGTGGGAGGTAGGGAAGGCgtttcctctgtcctcctctcaCATGGCTCTCCATCTGCCCTCAGTGAGCAGTGTCCACCCAGCATCCACATTTCCAGCCATCCAGGGTGCCTCACTGCCTGCTCTGACCACACAGCCCAGCCCTCTGGTAAGCGGAGGTTTCCCACCACCCGAAGAGGAGACGCACAGTCAGCCTGTCAATCCACACAGCCTGCACCACCTGCATGCTGCCTACCGTGTTGGTAAGAAGTCCCTTCTGCACCCTACCTGCAGCCGGGTGAGGGGCTCTTCATTTGTTTCCTGTGGGTCAGGTACTGGGGTCGGGGAGGGTGAAGGACAGATCCTACCGTGTGCCTCTCTGTGTTCCCTAGGGATGCTGGCACTGGAGATGCTAGGTCGCCGGGCACATAACGATCACCCCAACAATTTCTCCCGATCccccccttacactgatgatgtCAAATGGTTGCTGGGGCTGGCAGCAAAGCTGGGTAACACCTCCCTCCCCAGGACCATTGCCCCCAacctgcttcccttcccttcccgccCCAGACCTCCTTCCTAGCTCTTGCTCAGAGTTGAGGCCTTGGTCGGGTATGTGTGCGAGCGcgagggggtggaggggtggctCTGTCAGACCAGAGCTGAGATATGTAAGTGGGTCCCTAGGGCAGAGGTGGCCACCCTGTCTcatgcccctcccctgccccccaggaGTGAACTACGTGCACCAGTTCTGTGTGGGGGCAGCCAAGGGGGTGCTGAGCCCGTTTGTGCTGCAGGAGATCGTCATGGAGACGCTGCAGCGGCTGAACCCCATTCATGCCCACAACCACCTTCGAGCCCCGGCCTTCCACCAGCTGGTGCAGCGCTGTcagcaggcatacatgcaggtgacAACTCAGGAAGTGTGCGCCTGCTCCTCCCGGGCAGGTGGACCAGAGCCCTCAGCACACGTGGAAGGGAGGTGAGGCCCCAGTGGCGTGTGCTCTGTGCTGATTCCCTTCTAACCCGCCCTCCAGTACATCCACCACCGCTTAATTCACCTGACCCCTGCCGACTACGACGACTTCGTGAATGCGATCCGCAGCGCCCGCAGCGCCTTCTGCCTGACGCCCATGGGCGTGATGCAGTTCAACGACATCCTGCAGAACCTCAAGCGCAGCAAGCAGACCAAGGAGCTGTGGCAGCGGGTCTCCCTGGAGATAGCCACCTTCTCCCCCTGAGTCTGGCCGCTGTGGCAGCGGGTCTCCCTGGAGATAGCCACCTTCTCCCCCTGAGTCTGGCCGCTGTGGCAGCGGGTCTCCCTGGAGATGGCCACCTTCTCCCCCTGAGCCTGGCCCCTGTAGGGCCCTATCTAGGGACACAGGCCTGTGACCATGGGGGGCCCTCACACAGAGGGCCACGTGACTCCTGGCTGGACAGATCATCCCCACTCAATTCCcttgtagctcagactggcaGCTGCTCTTGGGCTGTAGCTTGGGGCCAAGATGTCTCAGACCTTAGAAGCCTTGGGCTGGGGGAGACAGCCTTGTCTGGGAGAGGGCGTTGGGTGGCCTCTGGTATTTATTtggcatttataaatatataaactccTTTTTTACTCTGTCTCGTGggtctctgctttcttccttgtgGAGAAGAGCTGTGGAAGGACAGCTGATGATACCTGCTGTAGTCtagggttggttggtttgttttcctttgtgacgAAGCAGACCAAGCAGAAAAATAAGGATGTTTATTAAGGACATTTGCAGCCCACAGCTAGGGCTCAATATGGCTCTATGAGCAACTGTCTGACCTCATCCCCATTCAATGTGAATGACACTAGGGAGGCCAGGCCACAGGTAGATCCCACTGTCTTGAATAAAGGGGCCACAGCAAAGGGCCCTCTCATGGGTAGGCATTGACAGGTAAACTGCTGGGGATGAGGAGGGAACCATTGAATACATTCTTCTACCCCTTCCCTGGACCCTCTCTTCCTCACCTCCCAGGTTCATAGGTCAGAGGTACCTAGTACCTAGTACCATAGGGGGGTACCAAGGAAAGCCCCTTTATTAGGCCCCAAAACTATGGGAAAGAGATGGATGCCCTCCCCTTTCGGCCATTCCAATCCTGAGGGGCCACTGAGGTAGAGGGGTAAGGGGCCAGGCCACATTAATACCCCTGTGGGCTGTGCTCTAAGGCTTGTCCCTCCGTGAAGTTAGCAGGCCTTTTGCTGGTATGGAAGGAAGGACTGGGGTATCAGCCCACACTGGAATGCTGCAGTTCTTCCTGGAGCCACAAGGGGGCTGGCTGTCCAAGCCGACTCAGCAGCTTTGATAGCTCCAAATTATGGGTCCGGAAAAAGTCCGTAAGGAAAAGGCGAGACtgatggaagaagagtgagaagagaaacaaacagtAAAGAGTACGGCAAGGTCAGACCCTGGAGGTGGACTGGCAACCGTAACCCAGGTTCCACTTACCTCCATGTCCATGTCTGGGTACCTCCGGCCTTTGCTTCTCCCTAGACAGCGAGTCTTCCCACCTTCAAGGCCCTGGCACCAAAATCCTTTATCTTCATCGAACCTACTCAAAGGAACAGGGAGGGCATTAGGTGTCAGGGAGAAGGGAAATTCAAGTCCTACAAACGCACCCTACCCTCCTGGCCCACAGGGAGAAACGTCTCTTCCAAACAGaacctccttccctttccccataaAACCTTCTTTCTCTTGGCTTATGCTCTCCCACCTGAGGGTCCTCGTGTAGTTCAGAAAGGGGGTGATACCCAGGAACTTCTGGATGATCTCCATTGAGGCTGCTGGGTTGACACGAAGCTCCTGCCCATCCATAATCAGCAACTGAAGGGACAGGGATGTGACTCCTCTCAATTCTTAAGCCTGGGCTGAAGGGAAGGGGTACCCTAATAAGGGCTTCTGCGAGAGTACCTGTCCGGAGGGGTAGTAAGTCAGCCAGCGCTGAAGGTGGGTAGAATAGTAGCCAGGAACAAGACAACGGCTCTGCAAGGAGCGAAGCAGCAGAGGGGCGTGGGAGGAAGCTGAAATCACTTGGTAGAAGGTGTAGTTCAGAGCAACGGGGTCTCCATGTGCTCTCTGGTGCTGCAGGACAGGGTGAGAAGGAACGGGGTGCTGCCTTGGCGATGGCTCTGGCCATATTCCTGTCTGGTTTAGTTCCCGTCTCTCGTTCCTTTCTGGGTCTCTAGCAGACACCACCTTCTCTACCTCTCCCTTAAGGCCTAATGTGTCCCTTCCTTCAGACAAACCTGGTACCAGGAGTAGGCCCTGTCAGCAGGGTTGATGAGCACAGTGATGATCTTGGCTCTTGGCAGAAGGGCAGCCCCCCGCCGAGGTACAACCTCTGAGTCAAAGTAGGTGGCACTCTTTTCAAACAGGAAGTCAGTGCTGGCATTGGAAGGAACAGGGAAGAAGTCCATATACCTAGAGAgtagcac encodes:
- the Zswim8 gene encoding zinc finger SWIM domain-containing protein 8 isoform X3 — its product is MELMFAEWEDGERFSFEDSDRFEEDSLCSFISEAESLCQNWRGWRKQSAGPNSPTGGGGGGGSGGTRMRDGLVIPLVELSAKQVAFHIPFEVVEKVYPPVPEQLQLRIAFWSFPENEEDIRLYSCLANGSADEFQRGDQLFRMRAVKDPLQIGFHLSATVVPPQMVPPKGAYNVAVMFDRCRVTSCSCTCGAGAKWCTHVVALCLFRIHNASAVCLRAPVSESLSRLQRDQLQKFAQYLISELPQQILPTAQRLLDELLSSQSTAINTVCGAPDPTAGPSASDQSTWYLDESTLTDNIKKTLHKFCGPSPVVFSDVNSMYLSSTEPPAAAEWACLLRPLRGREPEGVWNLLSIVREMFKRRDSNAAPLLEILTDQCLTYEQITGWWYSVRTSASHSSASGHTGRSNGQSEVAAHACASMCDEMVTLWRLAVLDPALSPQRRRELCAQLRQWQLKVIENVKRGQHKKTLERLFPGFRPAVEACYFNWEEAYPLPGVTYSGTDRKLALCWARALPTRPGASRSGALEESRPRPLPIEPAVRPKEPGAKRKGLGEGVSSQRGPRRLSAEGGDKALHKMCPSGAKAKVLGGPGSGGKSSAGSGSKRRLSSEDSSLEPDLAEMSLDDSSLALGAEASTFGGFPESPPPCPPSAGSRGPSTFLPEPPDTYEEDAGVYFSEGPEPPTASAGHPGLLPGEVCTRDDLPSTDDSGSGLHKTKEAAPAVGEEDDDYQAYYLNAQDGAGGEEEKAEGGTGEEHDLFAGLKPLEQESRMEVLFACAEALHAHGYSNEASRLTVELAQDLLANPPDLKVEPPPAKGKKNKVSTSRQTWVATNTLTKAAFLLTVLSERPEHHNLAFRVGMFALELQRPPASTKALEVKLAYQESEVAALLKKIPRGPSEMSTIRCRAEELREGTLCDYRPVLPLMLASFIFDVLCAPVVSLTGSRPPSRNWSNEMPGDEELGFEAAVAALGMKTTVSEAEHPLLCEGTRREKGDLALALMITYKDDQAKLKKILDKLLDRESQTHKPQTLSSFYSSSRPATANQRSPSKHGAPSAPGALQPLTSSSAGPAQPGNVAGAGPAPTEGFTEKNVPESSPHSPCEGLPPEAALTPRPEGKVPSRLALGSRGGYNGRGWGSPGRPKKKHTGMASIDSSAPETTSDSSPTLSRRPLRGGWAPASWGRGQDSDSISSSSSDSLGSSSSSGSRRASASGGARAKTVEVGRCYKGRRPESHAPHVPNQPSEAAAHFYFELAKTVLIKAGGNSSTSIFTHPSSSGGHQGPHRNLHLCAFEIGLYALGLHNFVSPNWLSRTYSSHVSWITGQAMEIGSAALTILVECWDGHLTPPEVASLADRASRARDSNMVRAAAELALSCLPHAHALNPNEIQRALVQCKEQDNLMLEKACMAVEEAAKGGGVYPEVLFEVAHQWFWLYEETAGGSSTAREGAASCSGSGMRAAGEGGRGLPEGRGAPGTEPVTVAAAAVTAAATVVPVISVGSSLYPGPGLGHGHSPGLHPYTALQPHLPCSPQYLTHPAHPAHPMPHMPRPAVFPVPSSAYPQGVHPAFLGAQYPYSVTPPSLAATAVSFPVPSMAPITVHPYHTEPGLPLPTSVALSSVHPASTFPAIQGASLPALTTQPSPLVSGGFPPPEEETHSQPVNPHSLHHLHAAYRVGMLALEMLGRRAHNDHPNNFSRSPPYTDDVKWLLGLAAKLGDRHGDAAAAEPHSCPQPPSSPGLPPAGAALSAGIHAVHPPPLNSPDPCRLRRLRECDPQRPQRLLPDAHGRDAVQRHPAEPQAQQADQGAVAAGLPGDSHLLPLSLAAVAAGLPGDSHLLPLSLAAVAAGLPGDGHLLPLSLAPVGPYLGTQACDHGGPSHRGPRDSWLDRSSPLNSLVAQTGSCSWAVAWGQDVSDLRSLGLGETALSGRGRWVASGIYLAFINI
- the Zswim8 gene encoding zinc finger SWIM domain-containing protein 8 isoform X10, yielding MELMFAEWEDGERFSFEDSDRFEEDSLCSFISEAESLCQNWRGWRKQSAGPNSPTGGGGGGGSGGTRMRDGLVIPLVELSAKQVAFHIPFEVVEKVYPPVPEQLQLRIAFWSFPENEEDIRLYSCLANGSADEFQRGDQLFRMRAVKDPLQIGFHLSATVVPPQMVPPKGAYNVAVMFDRCRVTSCSCTCGAGAKWCTHVVALCLFRIHNASAVCLRAPVSESLSRLQRDQLQKFAQYLISELPQQILPTAQRLLDELLSSQSTAINTVCGAPDPTAGPSASDQSTWYLDESTLTDNIKKTLHKFCGPSPVVFSDVNSMYLSSTEPPAAAEWACLLRPLRGREPEGVWNLLSIVREMFKRRDSNAAPLLEILTDQCLTYEQITGWWYSVRTSASHSSASGHTGRSNGQSEVAAHACASMCDEMVTLWRLAVLDPALSPQRRRELCAQLRQWQLKVIENVKRGQHKKTLERLFPGFRPAVEACYFNWEEAYPLPGVTYSGTDRKLALCWARALPTRPGASRSGALEESRPRPLPIEPAVRPKEPGAKRKGLGEGVSSQRGPRRLSAEGGDKALHKMCPSGAKAKVLGGPGSGGKSSAGSGSKRRLSSEDSSLEPDLAEMSLDDSSLALGAEASTFGGFPESPPPCPPSAGSRGPSTFLPEPPDTYEEDADDSGSGLHKTKEAAPAVGEEDDDYQAYYLNAQDGAGGEEEKAEGGTGEEHDLFAGLKPLEQESRMEVLFACAEALHAHGYSNEASRLTVELAQDLLANPPDLKVEPPPAKGKKNKVSTSRQTWVATNTLTKAAFLLTVLSERPEHHNLAFRVGMFALELQRPPASTKALEVKLAYQESEVAALLKKIPRGPSEMSTIRCRAEELREGTLCDYRPVLPLMLASFIFDVLCAPVVSLTGSRPPSRNWSNEMPGDEELGFEAAVAALGMKTTVSEAEHPLLCEGTRREKGDLALALMITYKDDQAKLKKILDKLLDRESQTHKPQTLSSFYSSSRPATANQRSPSKHGAPSAPGALQPLTSSSAGPAQPGNVAGAGPAPTEGFTEKNVPESSPHSPCEGLPPEAALTPRPEGKVPSRLALGSRGGYNGRGWGSPGRPKKKHTGMASIDSSAPETTSDSSPTLSRRPLRGGWAPASWGRGQDSDSISSSSSDSLGSSSSSGSRRASASGGARAKTVEVGRCYKGRRPESHAPHVPNQPSEAAAHFYFELAKTVLIKAGGNSSTSIFTHPSSSGGHQGPHRNLHLCAFEIGLYALGLHNFVSPNWLSRTYSSHVSWITGQAMEIGSAALTILVECWDGHLTPPEVASLADRASRARDSNMVRAAAELALSCLPHAHALNPNEIQRALVQCKEQDNLMLEKACMAVEEAAKGGGVYPEVLFEVAHQWFWLYEETAGGSSTAREGAASCSGSGMRAAGEGGRGLPEGRGAPGTEPVTVAAAAVTAAATVVPVISVGSSLYPGPGLGHGHSPGLHPYTALQPHLPCSPQYLTHPAHPAHPMPHMPRPAVFPVPSSAYPQGVHPAFLGAQYPYSVTPPSLAATAVSFPVPSMAPITVHPYHTEPGLPLPTSVALSSVHPASTFPAIQGASLPALTTQPSPLVSGGFPPPEEETHSQPVNPHSLHHLHAAYRVGMLALEMLGRRAHNDHPNNFSRSPPYTDDVKWLLGLAAKLGVNYVHQFCVGAAKGVLSPFVLQEIVMETLQRLNPIHAHNHLRAPAFHQLVQRCQQAYMQYIHHRLIHLTPADYDDFVNAIRSARSAFCLTPMGVMQFNDILQNLKRSKQTKELWQRVSLEIATFSP